One Thermus sp. CCB_US3_UF1 DNA window includes the following coding sequences:
- a CDS encoding GNAT family N-acetyltransferase has translation MAEVHVRELRGPEEMEWVVDLQREVWGREERDLVPRGLLIAVQDQGGLVAGAFAGERPVGFVFGFPTRDPTLQHSHMLGVLEAYRGTGAALLLKRFQRDWCLARGIRKVVWTFDPLRGANANFNLRKLGATARTYLPDHYGPMTGINAGAPSDRLLAEWDLLAERVYARLYAPPPPPEVLSLPQANRVEGEAPVEARLDLEAPRLLFQIPEDWGRILREDPALALRWREHSRLVLGHYFAQGYRAVDLARNPNRYVLAKD, from the coding sequence ATGGCAGAGGTACATGTCCGCGAGCTGAGGGGCCCTGAGGAGATGGAGTGGGTGGTGGACCTCCAGCGGGAGGTCTGGGGGCGGGAGGAGCGGGACCTGGTGCCCAGGGGCCTGCTCATCGCCGTCCAGGACCAGGGAGGGCTGGTGGCGGGGGCCTTCGCGGGGGAAAGGCCGGTGGGCTTCGTCTTCGGCTTCCCCACCCGGGACCCCACCCTGCAACACTCCCACATGCTGGGGGTCCTCGAGGCCTACCGGGGCACGGGGGCCGCGCTGCTCCTCAAGCGCTTCCAGCGGGACTGGTGCCTGGCCCGGGGGATCCGCAAGGTGGTCTGGACCTTTGACCCCCTGCGGGGGGCCAACGCCAACTTCAACCTGCGGAAGCTGGGGGCCACCGCCCGCACCTACCTGCCCGACCACTACGGCCCCATGACGGGGATCAACGCCGGGGCCCCTTCGGACCGCCTCCTGGCCGAGTGGGACCTCCTGGCCGAAAGGGTCTACGCCCGCCTCTACGCCCCGCCCCCACCCCCAGAGGTCCTAAGCCTGCCCCAGGCCAACCGGGTGGAGGGGGAGGCGCCCGTGGAGGCCCGCCTGGACCTAGAGGCCCCCCGCCTCCTCTTCCAGATCCCCGAGGACTGGGGGAGGATCCTGCGGGAGGATCCGGCCCTGGCCCTCCGCTGGCGGGAACACAGCCGCCTGGTTCTGGGCCACTACTTCGCCCAGGGGTACCGGGCGGTGGACTTGGCCCGGAACCCCAACCGCTATGTCCTGGCTAAGGACTGA
- a CDS encoding polysaccharide deacetylase family protein — translation MELALGVLLVYGLADLLFRFLGLGAYAHGSRREPKVALTFDDGPSERTEALLALLRRHGVRATFFLTGQRAKAHPHLVAALKAEGHQVEDHGELHQALRLFLPWVEWRHMAQNPGRYYRPPHGLHTPFTRLFARRLGKRIALWDLESKDWLPLSPEALAERLLYYLRPGSVVLLHDGPERTLRLLEIALPQMLALGYRPVTLDELSPRPLTPRLALLRALQGFEERYNRKHRVERAGLGPFDLFRVEKKPFPGPDLPGFPKGTLALELHLESQRAMELSPFETIRHVRESLKKVAAKVAADPEVRLVYGHSYLAQGSRLFGFHTVPLPPWPRLVATVSSAWFLWLYRGELPRWERAWAELGYLSREELLRRFPPSTPASPPPAPGAGQSPPP, via the coding sequence GTGGAGCTAGCCCTAGGGGTCCTCCTCGTCTATGGCCTCGCCGACCTCCTCTTCCGCTTCCTGGGCCTGGGAGCCTACGCCCACGGCTCCCGGCGGGAACCCAAGGTGGCCCTCACCTTTGACGACGGCCCCTCGGAAAGGACCGAGGCCCTCCTGGCGCTGTTGCGCCGGCACGGGGTCAGGGCCACCTTCTTCCTCACGGGACAGAGGGCCAAGGCCCACCCCCACCTGGTGGCGGCCCTGAAGGCCGAAGGCCACCAGGTGGAGGACCACGGGGAGCTTCACCAGGCCCTAAGGCTCTTCCTCCCCTGGGTGGAGTGGCGGCACATGGCCCAAAACCCCGGGCGCTACTACCGCCCCCCCCACGGCCTCCACACCCCTTTCACCCGCCTCTTTGCCCGGCGCCTGGGCAAGCGGATCGCCCTGTGGGACCTGGAAAGCAAGGACTGGCTGCCCCTATCCCCGGAAGCCCTGGCGGAAAGGCTCCTCTACTACCTGCGCCCAGGCTCGGTGGTCCTCCTCCACGACGGGCCCGAACGCACCCTGCGCCTTTTGGAGATCGCCTTGCCGCAGATGCTGGCCCTGGGCTACCGTCCCGTGACCCTGGACGAGCTTTCCCCCAGGCCCCTTACCCCGAGGCTTGCCCTCCTCCGCGCCCTCCAGGGCTTTGAGGAACGGTACAACCGGAAGCACCGGGTGGAGCGGGCGGGGCTTGGCCCCTTTGACCTCTTCCGGGTGGAGAAAAAGCCCTTTCCCGGGCCTGACCTCCCTGGCTTCCCCAAGGGCACGCTGGCCTTGGAGCTCCACCTGGAGAGCCAGCGGGCCATGGAGCTTTCCCCCTTTGAAACCATCCGCCATGTACGGGAAAGCCTCAAGAAGGTGGCGGCCAAGGTGGCGGCCGACCCCGAGGTGCGCCTGGTCTACGGCCACAGCTACCTGGCCCAAGGAAGCCGGCTTTTTGGCTTCCATACGGTCCCCCTGCCCCCTTGGCCCCGCCTGGTGGCCACGGTAAGCAGCGCCTGGTTCCTCTGGCTCTACCGGGGGGAACTCCCGCGCTGGGAGCGGGCCTGGGCCGAGCTGGGTTACCTCAGCCGGGAGGAACTCCTACGGCGATTCCCACCGTCCACTCCCGCTTCCCCACCCCCCGCACCCGGTGCAGGGCAAAGCCCGCCTCCTTGA
- a CDS encoding MFS transporter, whose amino-acid sequence MFRYLPWTREGLSVFLRLVLAVGLMEGVRSGYFAGLLPFYAPEYLHLGPSVFTLAFTLHQLAENLSKSFGGLLAERVGFGRTATLAAAFGLLALLLTPQAHAAWTLWGLGLAWGLSMSTLYPGLMTLASRIAVPGREARALSFTFTLVLPWAGIGLVGVGQVAQRHPEAALTLLLGAQGVALLLALSLLAFRIPIPRKRGETYPWGRLLLFLPAAFGQTFAPALVSLFLLRFAKESLGLEPIELGGLLLLGGGLAFGLLPLTGRLVDRRGYRLALVGGLALLGGVMFRLGFASSVGETALLALLAGVGFSLFMPGWNGFLAKNLPEENRAAIWGGLMTAEGLGVALGPAFGGVLWEVLGFRAPFLVGGGIFLALSLFYAWVFWRGRWS is encoded by the coding sequence GTGTTTCGCTACCTGCCGTGGACCAGGGAGGGGCTTTCCGTCTTCCTTCGCCTGGTCTTGGCCGTGGGCCTCATGGAGGGGGTGCGGAGCGGCTACTTTGCGGGCCTCCTGCCCTTTTACGCCCCCGAGTACCTCCACCTTGGCCCCTCGGTTTTCACCCTGGCCTTCACCCTGCACCAGCTGGCGGAGAACCTCTCCAAGAGCTTCGGGGGCCTTTTGGCGGAGCGGGTGGGCTTTGGCCGGACGGCCACCCTGGCCGCTGCCTTTGGGCTGCTGGCCCTGCTCCTTACCCCCCAGGCCCACGCGGCCTGGACCCTTTGGGGGCTGGGTCTGGCCTGGGGGCTTTCCATGTCCACCCTTTACCCCGGGCTCATGACCCTGGCCAGCCGCATCGCCGTACCTGGACGGGAGGCACGGGCCCTTTCCTTCACCTTCACCCTGGTCCTGCCCTGGGCGGGGATCGGCCTGGTGGGGGTAGGGCAGGTGGCCCAGCGCCACCCGGAAGCCGCCCTCACCCTTCTCCTGGGGGCCCAAGGGGTCGCCCTCCTTCTGGCCCTAAGCCTCCTCGCCTTCCGCATCCCCATCCCCCGGAAGCGGGGGGAAACCTACCCGTGGGGGCGCCTGCTCCTTTTCCTGCCCGCGGCCTTCGGCCAGACCTTCGCCCCGGCCCTGGTTTCCCTCTTCCTCCTGCGCTTCGCCAAGGAGAGCCTGGGCCTCGAGCCCATAGAGCTGGGAGGGCTTTTGCTCCTGGGCGGTGGGCTGGCCTTCGGCCTCCTACCCCTTACGGGCCGGCTGGTGGACCGCCGGGGGTACCGCCTGGCCTTGGTGGGAGGCCTAGCCCTTTTGGGAGGGGTGATGTTCCGCCTGGGCTTCGCCTCCTCGGTGGGGGAAACGGCCCTCCTGGCCCTCCTGGCCGGGGTGGGCTTCAGCCTCTTTATGCCGGGATGGAACGGTTTTCTGGCCAAAAACCTTCCTGAGGAGAACCGGGCCGCCATCTGGGGCGGGCTGATGACCGCGGAGGGACTGGGGGTGGCCCTGGGGCCAGCGTTCGGGGGGGTGCTGTGGGAGGTCTTGGGGTTTAGGGCTCCCTTCCTGGTAGGAGGGGGCATCTTCCTGGCCCTAAGCCTCTTCTACGCCTGGGTGTTCTGGAGGGGCCGGTGGAGCTAG
- the menC gene encoding o-succinylbenzoate synthase: MRIEAAELRILELPLRFRFETSFGVQTRRTILLLRLFGEGLEGLGEGVMERLPLYREETVASARYLLEEVFLPRVLGQDLPNPEALAQALSPFRGNPMAKAVLEMAFFDLWAKGLAKPLWQVLGGVRNRVEVGVSLGIQPSVAETLKAVEKHLEEGYRRIKLKIKPGWDYEVLKAVRQAFPEATLTADANSAYRLADAPRLKRLDELGLDYLEQPLGHEDLLDHAKLARELSTPICLDESLTSPEKARKAIELGAGRVFNVKPARMGGHGPSLKVHALAESAGIPLWMGGMLEAGVGRAHNLHLATLPGFTKPGDVSSARRYWEEDIVEEDLSAQEGLMPVPEGPGIGVHLKLPLVERLTLWQRYMSAS; this comes from the coding sequence ATGCGGATAGAGGCGGCGGAGCTGCGCATCCTGGAGTTGCCCCTCAGGTTTCGCTTTGAAACCAGCTTCGGGGTGCAGACCCGAAGGACCATCCTCCTCCTAAGGCTCTTTGGGGAGGGCCTCGAGGGCCTGGGGGAGGGGGTGATGGAGCGCCTCCCCCTCTACCGGGAGGAGACGGTGGCCAGCGCCCGATACCTCCTGGAGGAGGTCTTCCTGCCCCGGGTCCTGGGCCAGGACCTGCCCAACCCCGAGGCCCTCGCCCAGGCCCTTTCCCCCTTCCGCGGCAACCCCATGGCCAAGGCGGTGCTGGAGATGGCCTTCTTTGACCTCTGGGCTAAGGGCCTCGCGAAGCCCCTTTGGCAGGTGCTGGGCGGGGTGCGGAACCGGGTAGAGGTGGGGGTTTCCCTGGGGATCCAGCCCTCGGTGGCCGAGACCCTGAAGGCGGTGGAGAAGCACCTGGAGGAGGGGTACCGGCGCATCAAGCTCAAGATCAAGCCCGGCTGGGACTACGAGGTCCTGAAGGCCGTGCGCCAGGCCTTCCCCGAGGCCACCCTCACCGCCGACGCCAACAGCGCCTACCGGCTGGCCGACGCCCCAAGGCTAAAGCGCCTGGACGAGCTGGGGCTGGACTACCTGGAACAACCCCTAGGCCACGAGGACCTGCTGGACCACGCCAAGCTGGCCCGGGAGCTTTCCACCCCCATCTGCCTGGACGAAAGCCTCACCTCCCCGGAAAAGGCCCGAAAGGCCATAGAGCTGGGGGCGGGGCGGGTCTTCAACGTCAAGCCCGCCCGCATGGGGGGGCACGGGCCAAGCCTCAAGGTCCACGCCCTGGCGGAGAGCGCCGGCATCCCCCTCTGGATGGGGGGGATGCTGGAGGCAGGGGTGGGCCGGGCCCACAACCTGCACCTGGCCACCCTTCCCGGCTTCACCAAGCCCGGGGACGTGAGCTCGGCCCGGCGCTACTGGGAGGAGGACATCGTGGAGGAGGACCTCTCGGCCCAAGAAGGCCTCATGCCCGTGCCCGAGGGCCCGGGGATTGGGGTGCACCTGAAGCTACCCCTGGTGGAACGCCTCACTCTATGGCAGAGGTACATGTCCGCGAGCTGA
- a CDS encoding lipid-A-disaccharide synthase-related protein produces MRVLFVSNGPTEDAIGARIAQGLGLEVYALPLVGRGLAYEGVAREVLGPRQEMPSGGFLFGSLGNLLADLRAGFLSMSLAQWRAAWRFSAEAVVVVGDAYALSVGLLAARGKPLYHVNPLVSAHYLEQASPWEVLLDWGGSDFTPYERLLQRRARAVFVRDGASLQRLRRLGVAHAYFYGSFAMDLLSPPERDLTPLLGQAPLLALLPGTRGDEAFSLPRMLEASRHIPLTAAVAWPKAWEALPPLPGWNPQWEDAQSLRLEREGHRVWVLRGAFSAILHRSRLALATAGTAAEQAAGLGIPIVAFPTPGPQYTRAFARRQKRLLGEALHLVEPDPYRIAGQALLLLQAEALYRRASQAGRERIGPPGGIRGTLEHIRRDLLPPGGQP; encoded by the coding sequence GTGAGGGTTCTCTTCGTTTCCAACGGCCCCACGGAAGATGCCATCGGCGCCCGCATCGCCCAGGGTTTGGGCCTCGAGGTCTACGCCCTGCCCCTGGTGGGCCGGGGCCTGGCCTACGAGGGCGTGGCCCGGGAAGTCCTGGGTCCCCGCCAGGAGATGCCCTCTGGGGGCTTCCTTTTCGGCAGCCTGGGCAACCTCCTGGCCGACCTGCGGGCGGGGTTTCTTTCCATGAGCCTGGCCCAGTGGCGCGCCGCTTGGCGTTTCTCCGCCGAGGCGGTGGTGGTGGTGGGGGATGCCTATGCCCTTAGCGTGGGCCTGTTGGCCGCCCGGGGAAAACCCCTATACCATGTCAACCCCCTGGTATCCGCCCACTACCTGGAACAGGCCAGCCCCTGGGAGGTGCTCTTGGACTGGGGCGGCAGCGACTTTACCCCTTACGAACGGCTGCTCCAGCGGCGGGCGCGGGCGGTCTTCGTCCGCGACGGGGCAAGCCTTCAACGGTTGCGTCGCCTCGGGGTGGCCCACGCTTACTTCTATGGCAGTTTCGCCATGGACCTCCTCTCCCCCCCCGAGCGGGACCTCACCCCCCTTCTGGGCCAAGCCCCCCTCCTGGCCCTCCTTCCGGGAACCCGGGGGGACGAGGCCTTCAGCCTGCCGCGGATGCTGGAGGCCAGCCGCCATATCCCCCTAACGGCAGCCGTGGCCTGGCCCAAGGCCTGGGAGGCCCTCCCTCCCCTGCCGGGCTGGAATCCCCAGTGGGAGGATGCCCAAAGCCTACGCCTAGAAAGGGAAGGCCATAGGGTGTGGGTGCTGCGTGGAGCCTTTTCCGCCATCCTGCACCGAAGCCGCCTGGCCCTGGCCACGGCAGGTACCGCGGCGGAACAGGCCGCCGGCCTGGGCATCCCCATCGTGGCCTTTCCCACGCCTGGACCGCAGTACACCCGGGCCTTCGCCCGCAGGCAAAAACGCCTGCTGGGCGAGGCTTTGCATCTGGTGGAACCCGACCCCTACCGCATCGCCGGCCAGGCCCTCCTCCTGCTCCAGGCGGAAGCGCTCTACCGCAGAGCCAGCCAGGCGGGACGGGAACGCATCGGCCCCCCCGGCGGGATTAGGGGGACGCTAGAGCATATCCGGCGGGACCTGCTCCCCCCAGGGGGGCAACCTTGA
- the serS gene encoding serine--tRNA ligase, whose amino-acid sequence MVDLKRIRREPEVFRQAIRLKGVALDLDELLALDQEVQGLKARLQEIQTERNRVAKEVPQASPEARPQLVARGKALAEEAKGVEEVLKEKEAQLTALLLQVPLPPWPQSPVGPDDTANVEIRRVGNPREFPFPPLDHVALMEKNGWWEPRISRVSGSRSYALRGDLALYELALLRFAMDFMVNKGFIPFTLPSYAREAAFVGTGHFPAARDQVWPIAGTDLYLTGTAEVVLNALHSGEILKAEELPKRYAGYAPAFRSEAGSFGKDVRGLMRVHQFHKVEQYVLTEASLEASDQAFAELLANAEEILRLLELPYRLLEVSTGDMGPGKWRQVDLEVWVPSEGRYRETHSCSALLDWQARRADLRYRDRDGQVRYAYTLNNTALATPRILVMLLENHQLEDGRVRVPEALVPYVGKEVLEPCG is encoded by the coding sequence ATGGTAGACCTCAAGCGCATCCGCAGGGAACCCGAGGTCTTCCGCCAGGCCATCCGCCTCAAGGGGGTGGCCCTGGACCTGGACGAGCTCCTGGCCTTGGACCAGGAGGTGCAAGGGCTGAAGGCGCGCCTACAGGAGATCCAGACCGAGCGCAACCGCGTCGCCAAGGAGGTGCCCCAGGCTTCCCCCGAAGCCAGGCCCCAGCTGGTGGCCCGGGGCAAGGCCCTGGCCGAGGAGGCCAAGGGGGTGGAGGAGGTCCTCAAGGAGAAGGAAGCCCAGCTCACCGCCCTCCTCCTCCAGGTTCCCCTTCCCCCCTGGCCCCAAAGCCCCGTGGGGCCGGACGACACGGCCAATGTGGAGATCCGCCGGGTGGGAAACCCCAGGGAATTCCCCTTCCCCCCCCTGGACCACGTGGCCCTGATGGAGAAAAACGGCTGGTGGGAGCCCCGGATTAGCCGGGTTTCGGGAAGCCGCTCCTACGCCCTAAGGGGGGATCTGGCCCTCTATGAGCTGGCCCTCCTCCGCTTCGCCATGGACTTCATGGTGAACAAGGGTTTCATCCCCTTTACCCTTCCCTCCTACGCCCGGGAGGCGGCCTTCGTGGGCACCGGCCACTTCCCCGCCGCCCGGGACCAGGTCTGGCCCATCGCGGGCACGGACCTCTACCTCACGGGCACCGCCGAGGTGGTGCTCAACGCCCTGCACTCCGGGGAGATCCTGAAGGCGGAAGAGCTCCCCAAGCGTTACGCCGGCTACGCCCCCGCCTTCCGCTCCGAGGCGGGAAGCTTCGGCAAGGATGTGCGGGGCCTCATGCGGGTGCACCAGTTCCACAAGGTGGAGCAGTACGTGCTCACCGAGGCGAGCCTGGAAGCCTCCGACCAGGCCTTCGCCGAGCTTTTGGCCAACGCCGAGGAGATCCTAAGGCTTCTGGAACTTCCCTACCGCCTCCTGGAGGTTTCCACGGGGGACATGGGCCCGGGCAAGTGGCGGCAGGTGGACCTGGAGGTCTGGGTGCCCTCGGAAGGGCGCTACCGGGAAACCCACTCCTGCTCCGCCCTCCTGGACTGGCAGGCCCGGCGGGCCGACCTGCGCTACCGCGACCGGGACGGACAGGTGCGCTACGCCTACACCCTGAACAACACCGCCCTGGCCACCCCGCGCATCCTGGTCATGCTCCTGGAAAACCACCAGCTGGAGGATGGCCGGGTCCGGGTGCCCGAGGCCCTGGTGCCCTACGTGGGCAAGGAGGTGCTGGAACCATGCGGATAG
- a CDS encoding DUF554 domain-containing protein, with translation MELSLLDKLSGTLANALTVVLGTGLGLALRGRLPEAMARILVQGVGLTTLFIGFSMAGALGKAKGGAVDGVVLGLVALVLGGLLGEWGRIEEALEGLGERIKQAVRGGGSFTEGFVAASLLFCVGPMTLLGSMQNGLTGDASLLLLKATLDGLSAIALTSSFGIGVGFSVLVILLYQGGVALLAGFLAQLLPEPATDPRVLLVTGVGGLMVLGVGINLLGLGRIRVASFLPALLLAPLVWWLAAWLS, from the coding sequence ATGGAGCTCTCCCTTTTGGACAAACTTTCGGGAACCCTGGCCAACGCCCTCACCGTGGTCCTGGGCACGGGGCTGGGCCTGGCCCTAAGGGGAAGGCTCCCCGAGGCCATGGCCCGCATCCTGGTCCAAGGGGTGGGGCTCACCACCCTCTTCATCGGCTTTTCCATGGCCGGCGCCCTGGGCAAGGCCAAGGGAGGGGCGGTGGACGGGGTGGTCCTGGGGCTCGTGGCCCTGGTCCTGGGGGGGCTCCTGGGAGAATGGGGGCGAATTGAGGAGGCCTTGGAAGGCCTGGGGGAGCGGATCAAGCAGGCGGTACGGGGGGGAGGGAGCTTCACCGAGGGCTTCGTGGCCGCAAGCCTCCTCTTCTGCGTGGGCCCCATGACCCTCCTGGGCTCCATGCAAAACGGCCTCACCGGGGACGCCAGCCTTCTCCTCCTCAAGGCCACCCTGGACGGGCTTTCCGCCATCGCCCTCACCAGCTCCTTTGGGATCGGGGTGGGCTTCAGCGTCCTGGTCATCCTCCTCTACCAGGGAGGGGTGGCCCTCCTGGCCGGCTTCCTGGCCCAACTCCTCCCCGAGCCGGCCACCGACCCCCGGGTCCTCCTGGTGACCGGGGTGGGGGGGCTCATGGTCCTGGGGGTGGGGATCAACCTGCTGGGGCTAGGCCGCATCCGCGTGGCCTCCTTCCTGCCGGCCCTCCTCCTCGCCCCCTTGGTCTGGTGGCTGGCCGCGTGGCTTTCCTGA
- the gatC gene encoding Asp-tRNA(Asn)/Glu-tRNA(Gln) amidotransferase subunit GatC yields MELSPELLRKLEGLAKIRLSPEEEALLLADLKRILEFVDALPQLEETGEEEARGRLREDEPRPSLSQEEALALAPDREEGFFRVPPVLE; encoded by the coding sequence ATGGAGCTTTCCCCCGAGCTTTTGCGCAAGCTGGAGGGCTTGGCCAAAATCCGCCTCTCGCCCGAGGAAGAGGCCCTCCTCCTCGCCGACCTCAAGCGCATCCTGGAGTTCGTGGACGCCCTTCCCCAGCTGGAGGAAACCGGGGAGGAGGAGGCCAGGGGCCGCCTGCGGGAGGACGAGCCCCGCCCCTCCCTGTCCCAGGAAGAGGCCCTGGCCCTGGCCCCAGACCGGGAGGAAGGCTTCTTCCGCGTGCCCCCGGTGTTGGAGTGA
- the mnmD gene encoding tRNA (5-methylaminomethyl-2-thiouridine)(34)-methyltransferase MnmD, producing MELLPTGDGTPTLFHPGYLEAYHPRQGALLQARRLYLEGSRTHLHPAPRVLEVGLGLLVNFRVTLENALARGVPLRYLAVEREPLPASLLAQVRLPLPRAEGVFEEILEAWPAQRFAGPWGELRVVFAGVEEAPLPFHWASAVYLDPFSPRVNPGPWGLPVLKKLRRALRRGGRLVTYSAQGAFRRALKEAGFALHRVRGVGKREWTVGIAVGVPPG from the coding sequence ATGGAGCTTCTCCCCACGGGGGACGGCACCCCCACCCTTTTCCACCCCGGCTACCTCGAGGCCTACCATCCCCGGCAAGGGGCCCTCCTCCAGGCCCGGCGGCTCTACCTGGAGGGAAGCCGCACCCATCTCCACCCTGCTCCCCGGGTGCTGGAGGTGGGGCTGGGCCTTTTGGTGAACTTCCGGGTCACCTTGGAAAACGCCCTGGCCCGGGGGGTTCCCCTGCGCTACCTGGCGGTGGAGCGGGAGCCCCTGCCCGCCTCCCTCCTGGCCCAGGTGCGCCTGCCCCTACCCCGGGCCGAGGGGGTTTTTGAGGAGATCCTCGAGGCCTGGCCCGCCCAGCGCTTTGCCGGTCCCTGGGGGGAGCTACGGGTGGTCTTCGCCGGGGTGGAGGAGGCCCCCCTCCCTTTCCATTGGGCCAGCGCGGTCTACCTGGACCCCTTCAGCCCCCGGGTGAACCCCGGCCCCTGGGGCCTGCCCGTGTTGAAGAAGCTCCGCCGGGCCCTGAGGCGGGGTGGGCGCCTCGTTACCTACTCGGCCCAGGGGGCCTTCCGCCGGGCCCTCAAGGAGGCGGGCTTTGCCCTGCACCGGGTGCGGGGGGTGGGGAAGCGGGAGTGGACGGTGGGAATCGCCGTAGGAGTTCCTCCCGGCTGA
- a CDS encoding glycosyltransferase family 4 protein — protein sequence MRLYRVGLFTDVYFPNPNGVTTSVYLLLRELRRMGHEAWVVAPRHPEAPENEEGVVRVPSVAYPFYEGQQIALPSARHLPTEFELIHTHTPLTLGVWGLRIARNKGLPHVSTFHTHYEKYAHYVPGLAILDKYTGIVPRLAKAFYNRVEVVIAPTEPVKRLAEGYGIERPIRVIPTGIDNRLLEEAPLPSPSPWPEGTRRLITVGRLGKEKSFDVVLRAVAELAKAEEVFLVHIGEGPELQALEHLAQALGIAERVRFLGPVPYRRIGGYYRMAELFLFASETETQGLVIWEAQAMGVPVVAVGAEGTLEGVEEGKTGYLVPPGDFQALAEKALGLLRDEEARRRMSLLARAWAMERSAERIAEKIVAVYDEASEILRAEPKRLIFPFPRLPQSSLEDRPGGF from the coding sequence ATGCGTCTTTACCGCGTAGGCCTCTTTACCGATGTCTACTTCCCCAACCCCAACGGGGTCACCACCAGCGTTTACCTCCTCCTGCGGGAGCTGAGGCGCATGGGCCACGAGGCCTGGGTGGTGGCCCCCCGCCACCCTGAGGCCCCCGAGAACGAAGAGGGGGTGGTGCGGGTCCCCTCGGTAGCCTACCCCTTCTACGAGGGGCAGCAGATCGCCCTGCCTTCTGCGCGCCACCTGCCCACGGAGTTTGAGCTCATCCACACCCACACCCCCCTGACCCTGGGGGTATGGGGCCTGAGGATCGCCCGCAACAAGGGCCTGCCCCACGTGTCCACCTTCCACACCCATTACGAGAAATACGCCCACTACGTGCCCGGCTTGGCCATCCTGGACAAGTACACGGGCATCGTACCCCGGCTGGCCAAGGCCTTTTACAACCGGGTGGAGGTGGTCATCGCCCCCACGGAGCCGGTCAAGCGGTTGGCGGAGGGTTACGGCATCGAGCGGCCCATCCGGGTCATCCCCACCGGCATTGACAACCGCCTCCTGGAGGAAGCCCCCCTCCCCTCCCCTTCCCCCTGGCCGGAAGGGACCCGGCGGCTCATCACCGTGGGGCGCCTGGGCAAGGAGAAGTCCTTTGACGTGGTCCTCCGGGCGGTGGCGGAGCTGGCCAAGGCCGAAGAGGTCTTCCTGGTGCACATCGGGGAAGGCCCGGAGCTCCAGGCCCTAGAGCACCTGGCCCAAGCCCTGGGGATCGCCGAGAGGGTACGCTTCCTGGGCCCTGTGCCCTACAGGCGCATCGGCGGCTACTACCGCATGGCGGAGCTCTTCCTTTTCGCCAGCGAAACGGAAACCCAAGGGCTGGTCATCTGGGAGGCCCAGGCCATGGGGGTGCCCGTGGTGGCCGTGGGGGCGGAGGGAACCCTGGAAGGGGTGGAAGAGGGCAAAACGGGCTACCTGGTTCCTCCCGGGGACTTCCAGGCCCTGGCGGAAAAGGCCCTGGGGCTCCTAAGGGACGAGGAAGCGCGGCGGCGCATGAGCCTACTGGCCCGGGCCTGGGCCATGGAGCGCTCGGCGGAGCGCATCGCCGAGAAGATCGTGGCCGTCTACGACGAGGCCAGCGAGATCCTGCGGGCCGAACCCAAGCGGCTCATCTTCCCCTTTCCCCGCCTTCCCCAAAGTAGCCTCGAGGATCGCCCAGGAGGTTTTTAG
- a CDS encoding glycosyltransferase: MRISVVVPAHNEEAFLPQALRALLGQTLPPLEVIVVDNASTDRTRAVAEAFGVRVVHCGRKGVAYARQAGLLAARGEWVAMTDADSLPLPTWLEALARRAQGAVALYGPLRFYGVSPWEAALSEWGYRAFLHLMAWVGRPNLAGANLMVQREAALAVGGFPEVEAREDVLLGWKLSRLGPVRYVPEALVLTSARRLQGGWGRFLLRQAKNLLGDPRGYFGEGGERGR; encoded by the coding sequence GTGCGGATCAGCGTGGTGGTCCCCGCCCACAACGAGGAAGCCTTCCTGCCCCAGGCCCTACGGGCCCTCTTGGGGCAGACCCTACCCCCCTTGGAGGTCATCGTGGTGGACAACGCCTCCACCGACCGCACCCGGGCGGTGGCCGAGGCCTTCGGGGTGCGGGTGGTCCACTGCGGGCGGAAAGGGGTGGCCTACGCCCGCCAGGCGGGGCTGCTTGCGGCCCGGGGGGAGTGGGTGGCCATGACCGATGCCGACTCCCTTCCCCTCCCCACCTGGCTGGAGGCCCTGGCCCGCCGCGCCCAGGGGGCCGTGGCCCTGTACGGCCCCTTGCGCTTCTACGGGGTTTCCCCTTGGGAGGCGGCCCTTTCCGAGTGGGGCTACCGGGCCTTTCTCCACCTCATGGCCTGGGTGGGGAGGCCCAACCTGGCTGGGGCCAACCTCATGGTGCAGAGGGAGGCCGCCCTGGCGGTGGGGGGGTTCCCCGAGGTGGAGGCCCGGGAGGACGTGCTCTTGGGTTGGAAGCTTTCCCGGTTGGGGCCGGTGCGTTATGTGCCCGAGGCCCTGGTCCTCACCTCGGCCCGGCGCTTGCAGGGAGGCTGGGGGAGGTTCCTCCTCCGGCAGGCTAAAAACCTCCTGGGCGATCCTCGAGGCTACTTTGGGGAAGGCGGGGAAAGGGGAAGATGA